In the genome of Gemmatimonas sp., one region contains:
- a CDS encoding prolyl oligopeptidase family serine peptidase — MTFASLQVRVLRCALTIGALASSVLASFVLTSFVLAWPSRAQAQGAGKATIEQFMSPASPLTLASARKADRMAWMVYDRGLRNVYTAAAPNFRAVRVTNFLKDDGTDLSDLELSDDGSIIVFVRGSAPNRYGWVANPSHDPNGAERAIWAVRSTGGPAWRVAVGSAPELSPDGRTVLFTRDGQIYRARVMRGATVTAMDTGGVPFIQAWGRNGVPKWSPDGKRIAFVSDRENHAFIAVYDVATRTVKYIAPSVDCDGGPTWSPDSKRIAFYRRPGTPFGMQQQRGTGGIGNPSGAAANLNAPLVGNPAGGCAAGPGSGGAAARAGAEARQDTTRVGLRRSPGFYTATFAAGHTLELMIADVTTGEAKRVWRNAPRDSVFTSLNNMAWAGTSVIFPVNVPKDEWDRWYSIPVSGGEPTLLTTTDGMIEDATSVALSKDGGSTLYYCTNATDIERRHVWAVPTSGGTPRRVSSGEGIETHPQPLASGKSLAVIYFDAKTPASIAIVPTAGGAPKRVFPTLASSFPTAAHVVPEIVKTKAADGLEISNTLFMPKDMKPGEKRPALIFVHGGPRRQMMPGYHYMQFYHWAYAVNQWLADQGYVVLSINYRSGVGYGKSFANAPNTQGRGNSEYQDVVAGAKYLQGRADVDPTRVGIWGLSYGGLLTSQALARNSDIFVAGADLAGVHLYGNVIDTTNLAFKSSAVGAIDGWKSPVFLVHGDDDRNVDFAQTVGLVQLLRARDVYHELIVVPDDLHESMLHSNWIDTFDRMGVFLKRFVWNKEKAPSMKQ, encoded by the coding sequence ATGACATTCGCGAGTTTGCAGGTTCGCGTGCTGCGTTGTGCGCTCACCATCGGCGCGCTGGCGAGCTCCGTGTTGGCGAGCTTCGTGTTGACGAGCTTCGTGTTGGCGTGGCCGTCCCGCGCGCAGGCGCAGGGAGCTGGCAAGGCGACCATCGAACAATTCATGTCGCCGGCTTCGCCGCTTACGTTGGCCTCCGCGCGGAAGGCCGATCGCATGGCGTGGATGGTGTACGACCGCGGACTCCGCAATGTGTACACGGCCGCCGCACCGAACTTCCGCGCGGTGCGTGTGACGAACTTTCTGAAAGACGACGGCACCGACCTGAGTGACCTCGAGCTGTCGGACGACGGCAGCATCATCGTGTTCGTGCGTGGCTCGGCGCCGAATCGGTATGGCTGGGTCGCCAATCCGTCGCATGATCCGAACGGCGCCGAGCGCGCGATCTGGGCGGTGCGATCCACCGGCGGCCCGGCGTGGCGCGTGGCCGTCGGCTCGGCGCCCGAATTGTCCCCCGATGGCCGTACGGTGCTCTTTACGCGCGACGGACAGATCTATCGCGCGCGCGTCATGCGCGGTGCAACGGTCACTGCCATGGATACGGGCGGAGTGCCGTTCATTCAAGCGTGGGGCCGCAACGGCGTACCCAAATGGTCGCCTGACGGGAAGCGTATCGCGTTCGTGAGCGACCGCGAGAATCACGCCTTCATCGCCGTGTACGACGTGGCCACGCGCACGGTGAAGTACATCGCGCCAAGTGTGGACTGCGACGGCGGACCCACGTGGTCACCCGACAGCAAGCGCATTGCGTTCTATCGCCGGCCAGGCACGCCGTTCGGCATGCAGCAGCAACGCGGCACGGGTGGTATCGGCAATCCGTCGGGAGCCGCGGCGAACCTGAACGCACCGTTGGTCGGAAATCCAGCGGGTGGTTGCGCGGCGGGACCTGGCAGTGGTGGTGCGGCCGCGCGCGCCGGCGCCGAAGCGCGACAGGATACGACACGCGTCGGCCTGCGTCGCTCGCCCGGCTTCTACACGGCCACCTTCGCCGCAGGTCACACGCTCGAACTCATGATCGCTGATGTCACCACGGGCGAGGCGAAGCGCGTCTGGCGCAATGCCCCGCGCGACAGTGTATTCACGTCGCTCAACAACATGGCGTGGGCCGGCACGAGCGTGATCTTCCCGGTGAACGTGCCGAAGGATGAGTGGGATCGTTGGTACTCGATTCCCGTGAGCGGTGGCGAACCCACCTTGCTCACCACGACCGACGGCATGATCGAGGATGCCACGTCGGTGGCGTTATCGAAGGATGGCGGCAGCACACTGTACTACTGCACGAACGCCACGGATATCGAACGTCGGCACGTCTGGGCGGTGCCCACGTCGGGTGGTACGCCGCGTCGTGTCTCGAGTGGTGAGGGCATCGAGACGCATCCGCAGCCGCTTGCCAGCGGCAAGTCGCTGGCGGTGATCTACTTCGACGCGAAGACGCCGGCGTCGATTGCGATCGTGCCTACTGCCGGTGGCGCGCCGAAGCGCGTATTCCCAACGCTCGCGTCGAGCTTTCCGACGGCGGCGCACGTCGTGCCGGAGATCGTGAAAACGAAGGCGGCCGACGGGCTCGAGATCAGCAATACGCTGTTCATGCCGAAGGACATGAAGCCGGGCGAGAAGCGGCCCGCCCTGATCTTCGTGCACGGTGGACCGCGTCGGCAGATGATGCCCGGCTACCACTACATGCAGTTCTACCACTGGGCGTACGCCGTGAACCAGTGGCTGGCCGATCAGGGCTACGTGGTGCTCTCCATCAACTACCGCAGCGGCGTCGGCTACGGGAAGAGTTTTGCCAATGCGCCGAATACGCAGGGACGCGGCAACTCCGAGTATCAGGATGTGGTGGCCGGCGCCAAGTATCTGCAAGGACGCGCTGACGTCGATCCCACGCGCGTGGGCATCTGGGGATTGTCGTACGGCGGCCTGCTTACGTCGCAGGCGCTGGCGCGCAACTCCGATATCTTCGTGGCCGGTGCCGACCTTGCTGGCGTGCACCTGTACGGCAACGTGATCGACACGACGAATCTCGCCTTCAAGTCCAGCGCGGTCGGCGCCATCGACGGCTGGAAGTCACCGGTGTTCCTGGTGCACGGCGACGACGACCGCAACGTGGACTTCGCACAAACGGTTGGACTCGTGCAGCTCCTCCGGGCCCGCGATGTGTATCACGAGCTGATCGTGGTGCCGGATGACCTGCACGAGTCGATGCTGCATAGCAATTGGATCGACACGTTCGACCGCATGGGCGTATTCCTCAAGCGGTTCGTGTGGAACAAGGAGAAGGCGCCGAGCATGAAGCAGTAG
- a CDS encoding gamma-glutamyltransferase codes for MSVLSPLLLAATLASQGAVQPDTAALRGARQPATSANGAVVFAHDGQLYLQRSIGGAAVRITSSTAWHRDPAFTADGSAIVYASDSLGNYDLWQMPVNTTGSGTGSVQNGAITRLTSSAAHETSPSVGPDARMAFVRGSGGATRVWIRNADGTERRLSSTEQTERAPRLSPNGKRIAFIVINEAGRRVMVHPVEGGASSTAGTTASSDATVESLDWSPDGRLAVSTRSGVYAVATDGSYSALVSKSHGDVDWSADGLFITIAEYSEVVVGYNGDPDRGLDRSAVERFSGATAAPAKGDAMIRVLAPAAPDAGRMAAVTSLPDGRAVRNAAAFDRLWDRLARTYFSGADATARRAQWDAVRATQRPRALAAANDSVLQQVLYDTQQARPPLRADATGRAAVSSAHPVATEAGLEMMRRGGNVIDAAVAVSFALGVVEPDASGIAGYGEMVIALKGRVTPTVIEFMSRVPEEGGLSNTALLVNGRYPIDGPVLVNVPGTVAGMYTAWQKYGSKKVPWADLLAPAIRAARNGYEVSQGLATTLATEREHFAKYEGSRTLFFRNGQPLVAGDTLKNPDLAWVLEQIAAKGADGFYKGEVATKWVTDLRGKGNAMKLSDLARYFAPERESISGTYRNYTIYSSAPPVSGGAELVARLNLLEQSPAPSRTGKRYTDDPASLHAALSAWFLVPSSRNRIADPAMWPIDIAPIVDKDTARLRWRCFDANKALTPASVRGDTLPCLPKTAPATVPTKPADAADVAVTDVTAAASPCGDEHAAEMTVCHAAGTTSFAVADNDGNAVSVTQTLGTWGGNFYVTPGLGFLSNDKLTSYGTDPTQYGSRLPFARHGSTLAPTIAYKNGKPFFAVGAAGNAWITSAVYQTLLGALDYNLGPQAALELPRYLPGGGFGGVPGAAAGTPVPYTLQLEDGFSPTVIARLRALGYDINFVSLPGELREGYGAAVRMDGKVVTAGADPRRTGAAGAITGAKK; via the coding sequence ATGTCTGTGCTCTCTCCGTTGCTCCTCGCGGCCACGCTCGCCTCACAAGGCGCTGTGCAGCCTGACACGGCGGCATTGCGCGGTGCGCGGCAGCCGGCCACCTCAGCGAATGGGGCGGTGGTCTTCGCGCACGACGGCCAGCTGTATCTGCAGCGTAGCATCGGCGGCGCGGCGGTGCGCATCACCAGCAGCACGGCCTGGCATCGCGATCCCGCCTTTACCGCCGACGGCAGCGCCATCGTGTACGCCTCCGACTCCCTGGGCAACTACGACCTGTGGCAGATGCCGGTGAACACGACCGGCAGCGGCACCGGCAGCGTGCAGAATGGCGCGATCACGCGCCTCACCAGCAGTGCCGCGCATGAAACGTCGCCGAGTGTCGGCCCGGACGCGCGCATGGCCTTCGTGCGCGGCAGCGGCGGCGCCACGCGCGTGTGGATCCGCAACGCCGATGGTACGGAGCGGCGACTGTCCAGCACTGAGCAAACCGAGCGCGCGCCGCGGCTATCACCCAACGGCAAGCGTATTGCCTTCATCGTGATCAACGAAGCGGGTCGACGCGTGATGGTGCACCCCGTCGAAGGCGGTGCATCGTCAACCGCCGGCACAACGGCTAGCAGCGACGCGACGGTGGAATCGCTGGATTGGTCGCCCGACGGACGGCTCGCGGTATCCACGCGAAGCGGCGTGTACGCCGTCGCCACCGATGGGTCGTACAGCGCGCTGGTGTCGAAGTCACACGGTGATGTGGACTGGTCGGCCGACGGCTTGTTCATCACGATTGCCGAGTACTCGGAGGTCGTGGTGGGCTACAACGGCGATCCCGATCGCGGTCTCGATCGCAGCGCCGTCGAGCGGTTCAGTGGTGCCACCGCCGCGCCGGCGAAAGGCGATGCGATGATCCGCGTACTCGCACCGGCGGCCCCCGATGCGGGACGCATGGCGGCGGTGACTTCGTTGCCCGACGGCCGCGCGGTGCGCAACGCGGCGGCCTTCGATCGGCTGTGGGATCGACTCGCGCGCACGTACTTCAGCGGCGCCGACGCCACGGCACGCCGCGCGCAATGGGACGCGGTGCGCGCCACGCAGCGCCCGCGTGCACTCGCCGCCGCCAACGACAGCGTGCTGCAACAGGTGCTGTATGACACGCAGCAAGCGCGCCCGCCGCTGCGCGCCGACGCGACGGGGCGCGCTGCCGTCTCGAGCGCGCATCCGGTGGCGACCGAGGCCGGCCTTGAAATGATGCGTCGCGGCGGCAATGTGATCGACGCCGCCGTGGCCGTGAGCTTCGCCCTCGGTGTGGTGGAGCCCGATGCGAGTGGCATCGCCGGCTACGGCGAGATGGTCATCGCACTCAAGGGTCGCGTCACGCCCACGGTGATCGAGTTCATGAGCCGCGTGCCGGAAGAAGGCGGCCTGAGCAACACCGCGCTGCTCGTGAACGGTCGCTACCCGATCGACGGTCCGGTGCTGGTGAATGTGCCGGGCACCGTGGCCGGCATGTATACCGCTTGGCAGAAATACGGCAGCAAGAAGGTGCCGTGGGCTGATTTGCTGGCGCCGGCCATCCGTGCGGCGCGCAACGGCTACGAAGTGAGTCAGGGACTCGCCACCACACTCGCCACGGAACGCGAACACTTCGCGAAGTACGAGGGCAGTCGCACCCTCTTCTTCCGCAACGGGCAGCCACTCGTAGCCGGCGACACGCTCAAGAATCCTGATCTCGCCTGGGTGCTCGAGCAGATCGCGGCCAAGGGGGCCGATGGCTTCTACAAGGGCGAGGTGGCCACCAAATGGGTGACCGACCTGCGCGGCAAGGGCAACGCCATGAAGCTCTCCGATCTCGCGCGCTATTTCGCACCCGAGCGTGAGTCAATCAGCGGCACCTATCGCAACTACACGATCTACTCCAGCGCACCACCGGTGAGCGGCGGCGCGGAACTGGTGGCGCGGCTCAATCTGCTCGAGCAGTCCCCTGCCCCGTCGCGCACAGGCAAACGGTACACCGACGATCCGGCGTCGCTGCATGCCGCACTGTCGGCGTGGTTCTTGGTCCCGTCGTCGCGCAATCGCATCGCCGATCCGGCCATGTGGCCCATCGACATCGCGCCCATCGTGGACAAGGACACGGCGCGCCTGCGCTGGCGCTGCTTCGATGCGAACAAGGCGCTCACGCCGGCGTCGGTGCGCGGCGATACGCTGCCGTGCTTGCCGAAGACCGCACCCGCAACCGTACCGACGAAGCCGGCCGACGCTGCGGATGTCGCCGTAACGGATGTGACCGCGGCCGCGTCACCATGCGGCGATGAACATGCGGCCGAGATGACCGTCTGCCATGCCGCCGGCACCACGTCGTTTGCCGTCGCCGACAACGACGGCAATGCGGTGTCCGTCACGCAAACGCTCGGCACGTGGGGCGGCAACTTCTATGTCACACCAGGGCTCGGCTTCCTGAGCAACGATAAACTCACGAGCTACGGCACCGACCCCACGCAGTACGGATCGCGCCTTCCCTTCGCGCGTCATGGCAGCACGCTCGCGCCCACAATTGCCTACAAGAACGGTAAGCCGTTCTTCGCGGTGGGTGCCGCCGGCAATGCCTGGATCACTTCGGCCGTGTACCAAACGTTGCTCGGCGCGCTCGACTACAACCTCGGCCCGCAGGCAGCGCTCGAACTGCCGCGGTATCTACCCGGCGGGGGATTCGGCGGCGTACCGGGAGCGGCTGCAGGAACACCGGTCCCATACACGCTGCAACTCGAAGACGGATTCTCACCAACGGTCATCGCCCGCCTTCGCGCGTTGGGGTACGACATCAACTTCGTGTCGCTCCCGGGAGAACTGCGCGAAGGTTATGGCGCCGCGGTGCGCATGGATGGCAAGGTGGTCACCGCCGGTGCCGATCCACGACGGACCGGCGCGGCGGGCGCCATCACGGGAGCCAAGAAGTAG